The Humulus lupulus chromosome 7, drHumLupu1.1, whole genome shotgun sequence region AGACTCAAGTGACCATCCGAAAAGACACTATTATGCATGTAGCGGTCAAATATGGAAACAAAGAATCAACACAGCAAATCCTAGACTTATATCCTTGGCTCCTCCATGAGACCAACCACAGCGGTGACACTCCCCTCCACGTCGCGGCAAGGTTAGGGCATTCGGACTTGGTGAAGCTAATTACTAGCTTTCTTAAAAACGACCaacgaggaggaggaggagcaggAACATTTCCACTCCGAGCTTTGAATGAGAAGAAAGATACAGCGTTGCACAACGCAGTGAAATATGGACACTCTGATGTGGTCATTTCACTAATCGAGGAAGATTCAGGTTTGGTTTATATCAGCAATGATTCGGGAGAATCACCTCTGTTCATAGCTGTGGATAAAGGATTTTACAAAGTTGCTAACTCCATCTTAGGTTCCATCTCTGATTTGTGCCGTAGTTACGGATTGGGGAGGGATAACATGACTGTGATGCATGCAGTAGCTTTTGGAGTACCTGATGATCAAGGTAAGAACATTAATATCTTACTGTTTCAACTCAGATTTTAGCACTGTAGGGATGTATTATGTTTTCGGTATTTGGAGAAATTATAATCCATTTGTTTTACATGTGAGCATACATGATAGTTATAGTAAGCACCTcattaattttcaggaaatttcgatgaatttacagtgctgaaatcagagttcaaatagtCTGTTTTCcacgcatataaaaaaaaaaaaaaacaagcgtGCAACTGACTGTTTGAACTCAGATTTCAACACTGTAAATTTTTCGAGATTTCTCGGAAATTGACAGAATGCTTGCCATAATTAGGTTTTAAGTATCGAAAATAGAAAACGATCTTACTACGACCTAATAAAATTTCTACTCGTAGTGCTTGTGACCAAACTATTAGAGAAATGTAATGCTGAATTCTTAGAAGAAAAGGACAAACGTGGAAGGACAGCTCTTCACTACGCTGCATATGTTGGAAATAGCAAAGTTGTGGAGCTATTTTTGAAGCATAACAGATCCATTGCTTACATTAAGGACGACAATGGCATGTCTGCAATGCACATTTCTGCAATGAAAGGTCATATTGATGTGATAAACGAATTGGTTAAGCATTGCCCAGATGTTTGTGAGTTATTGGACAATAACAACCAAACACCTTTACATGTGGCCGTTCAAAGCGGAAGAGTAGACACAGTATGGAATTTTCTACATAGAAGTGATCACTTTGATGGTATTATGCCTAATGAGCAAGACAACCAAGGAAATACGCCATTGCATGTAGCTGCTCTTAATGGACACCTTGAAATTCTAATGATGCTAGCAAAAGACCCCAGAGTTGAAAAAAAAGCTAGCAATCACATGGGGATGACTGTTATTGAGATTATTCAATCAAGTACGCAGCTGCCTATTTATGACAAGGTAAATATATAATAATGACAATTCTTTTATAGAGGCTTCACTTTAAATTAAACTGGTGGAGTTCTTCACTGTTATTGACTCATGAACAATTTTTGgtgtgatttttttatgaccgtgtatattgtagttgtttagagcatcctgcaaattttcagaaaattcaaaatagtttacagtatcgaaaactaagttcaaacatgttgctttccacacgaataaaaaaattagtcatgcatgcaacaacatgtttgaacttagtttttggtattgtaaactattcagaattttctaaaactCGTGCTGTgctgatgctctaaatagctacaatatacccggtcataaaaaaaatcgcaccgaaaactgttcaaaggtcAAGAACATTGAGAGCCCCACCGATAAGTCTTAAAGTAAAACTGATATACAAGAATTTTCCTATATACTAATATAGCTTGCTATAGCTAGTATAATAATGTCATTTCAACATCCAATTATATATTACTTACTCTACTCATTTATTTGGTTTGGGTGTATTCATCCAATTATATATTACTTACTCTACTCATCCAATTAATAATGTCATTTCAACATCCTATTCATAGTTTTCTAATCTTTTTGGTTTAGGTGTATAGACACATTTCAAAATCCAATTATATATTACTTACTCTActcatttatttttaatatttaggAAAATTTTTAGGGGATCATTATTTTTACCTTTATGAGTAGGGGTTTTTTGTTTTGAAATATGAAGAAACTGTACGtaacttaatttttttatgtgACGGTGTACAATATAGTTATAACATGTATCCCATAAATTTTTGAGGAATTCGGAATAATTTATAGTATTGAAATTCAGATTCAAACAGTCAATTGTAATCATGCTTGATATTTTTTTATACGCATGGAAAATAGACAATTTGAACCGAAAATAATTTTTTGAGGGGTACCGAAAATAAAAACACCTCTAGTGCCTCTATCATAGAAGCTACCTATACATATCAAGTATCAAGTAGGATATATTATAATTGTATTCATGTGAaccaaattaataaatttatatatatatataaatttataaatatagcATGTATTAGTGCTACTATATTAATTGAGTATTTTCCTATATTCACACATGCAGTGTTCTGTGATACGTTATTTAGCAAAATTAGGAGAAAAAGAAAGGTTGGAAAACAGATTTGACAGTGAAATTACAAGGTCAAGCTTACTACTCAAGCATGGTCCACCAACAAGTGAAgatgaagaacatgaaaaacataGGAAAGAAGATAGTAACAACAGCAATAAGTCTTGGGATAAGAACCTACTCGAAGTCAACTTGTTAGTGGCCACAATCATAGCCAGCATCACATTTGCCGCAGCTGTTTCAATGCCTGGGGGCTACGGCAACCCAGATGGCCTGCAAAACTTACGAAAAAAACTCAAATTCAAGTACTTTTTGGCATTTGATTCGGTGGCTTTTGGCTTGGCAGCTGCCTCTATGATTATCCACTTTCTGTTTGTGTCCATTTCAAAACTGTTGGGGAGAACTTTATCCTATCCTTTTAAGACAATAATGGTATTGACATACTCTTCCATTGGATGTACAGTGTGTGCATTCATTGCAGCCATTCAAGCTTCACTCGAACTCGAACAAACGGACAAACCAACATCTGAGTCTCTTCAAGCAATCTACGCTGCCCTCTCTTTCATTATCCCGGTCTTTATTTATGCCATTTCTGTTGTTGTTAGATGTCACCGCCACGGCTACTATGTTATGTGCACAAGAATGTACATCAAGGCCTCGTTAGCAAGAACGATCAGATCAATTATATGTAGTCAGGGTCGGCCGTGAATTGTTGTGTGGGGTCCTAGACACAAATTTGGCATGCCTGTGCCCAGAGCTCAGAGCTCGGAGCTCGGCCTGTATGTAGATGTatttcccccttttttttttcttaattttatagtGTCTTTTGTTAATTAAACCAACACAATGAACCCAGATCCTACAATCACATAAGAACTGAAAGACAACAAAACAGATCAAAGTAACGAGCTCAAAACTTCATTCACTGTACATAGATCCTATAGCCATGCCCTTCATTCAAAGATTTTCCCAAAGAGAAGATCGATCTAGACATGCCCTTCTCAAAGTTTCCCAAATGAACTTGTTCTCACAATCAGTCTCCTTCTCTCCTTTCGTACAAAAAGCATTTTCACTCTATTCTCTCTTTTTTTCAGTTGATTATCTATTTTAACTTTGAATACAACAAacccatataaatatatattaacctAAATATAGATTAGAGAGGACTAGTCAGTTAAGAtggttataaataattaaatttctcTAATCCTTTCGCGTCtaataattaaatttaagtaTGTCCTCCTAGAATAGAAAACATATATGCATTTTAGTAATTAGGGTTATTATTGTATAAATGGCTGAGTCATGACTCTGTCAAGATGCTCAGAGCAAACTTTAAACAGGTAACAAATCAATTAAAGAAGACAACTGGAGTCAATAATGCCTGAAATCTAGCTAGCTGTTACATGTAGATCGACATAATCAACACATACACACAACATCGTACTTACACTAGAATGTGATATTTCTCATATTATTGTTCTGGTCATCATGGAGCAGCTGCTGGGATGTCCACTAGCTCTAGCTTTGCAATGTCAGACAAGTCGGGAGCAGAGGCGATGAGACACTCCCTCCTGTTATCCGGGGAGCGACTCTTGCAGAACATGCCGTTCTCGTCGAGTTGAACGGGAAGGAACAACATGTTGGGGTCACTTTGGGGTCACTGTTGGGGTCGCCGGAGGCAAGGACCCAGTTGGATCCGCTGCTGCGCTTCCATAAAAGTCCAGTGGCTATGGATTTTATTCGGACAAACTCACTGTCAACGTGAATTATCTCATGTTTCACGTTATGGTCCGTGAGCTCAGTCGTAGTGAACTGCAGATACGCTAGGCCACCGATCATATTAGCGCTGAGATATTTGCCATCGCTGCTTCGCCTGAAGGCCACATGTTCGGGGAACACTTTGTAGACCTCGCAATGGTCACGATCGAACTCATGCTCAGTTTTTGTCCAGttggtatgtatatatataaatataaatatatatatatatatatatagatattgacGAAATTAACTTATTATAATAAGATCACAAATTATCTATACCTTAACCCTGGTCTCCAAACACTAGGAGTCAtgacaaaatttaaatttttttcacccttttataacaaatatatatatatatatatatacactagatATAAACAACTCACAATGTACTtatgcttagttttatttataaaatttattaattatttttattaaatttatattaatattatataaattttgaaataaataccttattttaattaaataatttatttatttttgtttaagtttatgtttgttctagtttttgaattcgggagtgacaacaagagattatatattatatgtttatgtaatattaaatattatacgtggattttaaatgcAAGTTTAttgctatttaaaaaaaaatcattttgttgctaatagaCAGTaaattatagtatatgtttaatatgatgttattctaataagtaattttaagtttaattaaattttatttaagttataaaacatataattttattatttttaaataattatcattgtaaaatatccaaaaaaatatcatattttaatttatttagttatttattatttttaaataattatcattgtaaaatatctaaaaaaatatcttattttaatttgtttaattatttattatttttaaataattatcattgttaaatttctcaaaaatatcatattctaatttgtttaattatttattattttaaaataattattattgtaaaatatctcaaaaatattcttttttatttttttaattatttattttatttaagtgtttacaaactaccgttaaatcactacaaaaaaggagacttttgccggcgcaaatttgcgccggcaaaagtatggttttgcgccggcaaaaactatggagtttttgccgacgcaattttgcgccggcaaagaattgcgtcgtatctccgtcgctaatgtcacttttgccgacgcaaatataatgcgccggcaatggacttttttggcgacgaaaaaatacgcCGGTGAAAATATAAATGCGCCGGTAAAAAAATCTGTCACgatattgtggaaaacacttttagcggcgcaataatgcgccggcaatagtttaattttttagtggcgcatttttgcgccggtaaaagtgtaTATGTGAAGGTAAGATTGAAACtctttgccgacgtaattttgcgccggtaaaagtatttttaaaataataatttgtattaaattattaatattattttcaatatattaatattaattaataattttcaattttaatatattaataattatttaattttttagtaatattatttaattataaataaaaataaaattaaaattttataaataaataaacaaaaaattacaactattaatatttattgtctccaccaaacattaaaatataaaagtaatttagtaaaataaatgtctcataaattaaattttaaataaatagaaaaaaagttctacaaatgagtactggccgcctcatcattcccgcccccatcagcatcatcgtcctcgtccgaatcctggtctggtaagtcaacagtaaaaccaggagccaattgaccaacctgcttcaacaaagcactgagcaggagatcttgacgccgttgacgactctcaagtttagtcgtatgcttctttaggttctgattttctagcataatgtcctgattttgctgcaaaatggtgtccacttcaggtggcaattgcccggacatttgagaagttgacgaagatgctgccctctttgcgccaattgccttcaacctaggcaaccccccaaaccctttcttataacgcgagcggggtccaaggacatccgtgacaatatccatatcaggcgggaaatgaccgtcgacattatcgccgacacaagaagcagcagatgatgcaggggccgtactctgcgatgctcgacgttcggtcatctcattctgcacaataaaaagcacgtatttcgaattccaatataacattatttgaaaacctaacttataaatttttaatataacaacatataaaatataactttattatctatctgccaacatcctatcattaatgactacaGACCAGTgactgaaaaagaatgtaattaattttgttcccgtatcagggagcaagtgggctaaagtaaatttggtcatgaaaatccatatctgaatcaaaatcatgaagatgttgttgatatatacggtaagtgcagttaattccattaatgaggaatttacgtctccaaacatatacatcaactatatttacatgtttttgattcagatatggattttcatgaccaaatttactttagtccacaagctccctgatacggggacaacattaattacattctttttttatcttagtccacaatcattaatcataaaaatattggcacatagattataaagatttcattgttaaaaatttaattaataattaataaataattactaattgacaacaacaattaataattaatatttattaattatttactaaacttttttaaagttaaatgatcataaattagttaaggttatgcaacttacatgttttgtcgccgctgcatcactaatccacttatccttcttcttgtgcaggtgctcgaatgtgtcgatcatgctcgggagctggccagtagatgggtccatctaaaaaagcaaattatttaaacattgtgacatttataatattttcgtaaatgtaaggatataagttattataatttacgtgatcataaacatgggcaacgatggatttggaaccgtgtcctcctggtatggtcattttagctcgagcttctttatttttcttcgatatacgcttcaaaaagaaaacagtactcattaatctaaattgtaattttataattaaaaattaatgtaaaatgtacggcatacctggtgagaatcagaaacccaaaaatcacacagaactgcccaatcagaagaagtgatcgacacaaaaggttttgacttcgctctctcattgtccacctctcctccaacatctacccagtgtttcttcatcgtgtggcgccaatcagtcagatgtttttgcatttgtcttaccatggcatcgttgattactggattgtcttctggataaatgaatttttcctaaaatcacaattaaaattggaatttgttaaaatattttgaagatagacaaaatatttaataatgagttattaaaggtttaaagaatgcttacagatagtctctttcgaataacttcgatatcagctggttttacttgttcccaagctagtgtagttgggggtacggtgctacgcaaataacgagccatagaattgttgaaccacttgccgtacttttgaatagcttttccagtttctttatcaaactctactttcaaatgagtaacttttttgatggccagctccttctcgatattggcaccgtaataagctcccctgcctctcttggagccaccacctgtgtcattacttgtttcggccattctacattaaaatattcattaattaactaattcaaattatgtatgtctattgttttttgttataaaattaacatttattcattatggtatttccaaacctaccctattccgacctagtggatcccttggagatagtaagaagtcatgtacttctcctcagttttttaaaatgtttatcaaacatttaaaaaaaatgaggagcagtacatgaatacattgtctatccccaagacatccactaggtgcatcactattattttttgttattgaattaacattttattacttattgtctttcctaacctaccctattccgacctagtagatcccttggagatagtaagcagacatgtgcgactacacactttttcaaaatatttcatcaaacattttgaaaaaatgagtagcagtacatgaatacattgtctatccccaaggcatccactaagtgcatcactattattttttgttattgaattaacattttattacttattgtctttcccaacctaccctattccgacctaatagattccttggagatagtaagcagacatgtgcgactacccattttttcaacatatttcatcaaatatattgaaaaaatgagtaccagtacatgaatacattgactatccccaaggcatccactaggtgcatcgctattattttttgttattgaattaacattttattacttattgtctttcccaacctaccatattccgacctagtagatcccttggagatagtaagcagacatgtgcgactacccattttttcaacatatttcatcaaatatattgaaaaaatgagtaccagtacatgaatacattgtctatccccaaggcatccactaggtgcatcactattattttttgttattgaattaacattttattacttattgtctttc contains the following coding sequences:
- the LOC133792681 gene encoding protein ACCELERATED CELL DEATH 6-like; amino-acid sequence: MDPILFEAAKNGHSDSCLSTFENVDPKTQVTIRKDTIMHVAVKYGNKESTQQILDLYPWLLHETNHSGDTPLHVAARLGHSDLVKLITSFLKNDQRGGGGAGTFPLRALNEKKDTALHNAVKYGHSDVVISLIEEDSGLVYISNDSGESPLFIAVDKGFYKVANSILGSISDLCRSYGLGRDNMTVMHAVAFGVPDDQVLVTKLLEKCNAEFLEEKDKRGRTALHYAAYVGNSKVVELFLKHNRSIAYIKDDNGMSAMHISAMKGHIDVINELVKHCPDVCELLDNNNQTPLHVAVQSGRVDTVWNFLHRSDHFDGIMPNEQDNQGNTPLHVAALNGHLEILMMLAKDPRVEKKASNHMGMTVIEIIQSSTQLPIYDKVNI
- the LOC133792682 gene encoding uncharacterized protein LOC133792682; translated protein: MQCSVIRYLAKLGEKERLENRFDSEITRSSLLLKHGPPTSEDEEHEKHRKEDSNNSNKSWDKNLLEVNLLVATIIASITFAAAVSMPGGYGNPDGLQNLRKKLKFKYFLAFDSVAFGLAAASMIIHFLFVSISKLLGRTLSYPFKTIMVLTYSSIGCTVCAFIAAIQASLELEQTDKPTSESLQAIYAALSFIIPVFIYAISVVVRCHRHGYYVMCTRMYIKASLARTIRSIICSQGRP